In Dendrosporobacter quercicolus, a single genomic region encodes these proteins:
- the hcp gene encoding hydroxylamine reductase, whose amino-acid sequence MSMFCYQCEQTAGGTGCTKVGVCGKNEDIASLQDTLVFGLKGIAAYAHHARELGVRDEQVDAFMHDALFFTLTNVNFNLQRHIEMVLKCGEMNLRVMQLLDNAHISRFGQPGPAKVFTGAKQGYGILITGHDFLDLEALLQQTEGTGINVYTHGEMLPAHAYPNLKKYSHLVGNYGTAWQNQRKEFEEFPGAIVVTTNCVMPLTDKNTYSDRIFTRTVTGLEGSRHIADRDFSDVIATAKALPLLPDKDGDYTLTTGFHHNAILGIADKIVDAVKAGKIKRFFLIGGCDGAKPGRNYYTELVEKLPRDCVILTLACGKYRFNHLDLGDIDGIPRLIDLGQCNNAYSGIQVALALAEAFQCGVNDLPLTLILSWYEQKAVAILLTLLHLGIKNIRLGPSAPAFVSPGVFQVLNETFGLQPISTADEDIKAVLG is encoded by the coding sequence ATGAGCATGTTTTGCTATCAATGTGAACAGACCGCCGGGGGTACCGGCTGTACCAAAGTCGGTGTCTGCGGCAAAAACGAAGATATCGCCAGCTTGCAGGATACCCTGGTTTTTGGTTTAAAAGGAATTGCCGCCTATGCCCACCACGCCCGTGAACTGGGCGTTCGCGACGAACAAGTCGACGCCTTTATGCATGATGCCCTATTTTTTACTTTGACCAACGTAAATTTCAATTTACAGCGCCATATTGAGATGGTTTTGAAATGCGGCGAAATGAATCTGCGGGTCATGCAGCTGTTGGACAATGCGCACATTTCCCGCTTTGGGCAGCCTGGACCGGCCAAGGTATTTACCGGCGCCAAACAGGGCTATGGCATTTTAATTACCGGCCACGACTTCCTCGATCTTGAAGCCCTGCTTCAGCAAACCGAAGGTACCGGTATTAACGTCTATACGCATGGTGAAATGCTGCCCGCCCACGCCTATCCTAACCTGAAAAAATATTCTCACCTGGTTGGCAACTACGGTACAGCGTGGCAAAATCAGCGCAAAGAATTCGAGGAATTCCCCGGGGCAATTGTCGTAACCACCAATTGCGTAATGCCGCTGACCGATAAAAATACTTACAGCGACCGGATTTTCACCCGTACAGTAACCGGCCTGGAAGGCTCCCGGCATATCGCCGACCGCGACTTCAGCGACGTCATTGCCACAGCCAAAGCGCTGCCGTTACTGCCTGATAAGGACGGCGATTACACACTGACCACCGGGTTCCATCACAATGCCATTCTGGGCATTGCCGATAAAATTGTCGATGCCGTTAAAGCCGGAAAAATTAAGCGTTTCTTCCTGATCGGCGGCTGCGACGGAGCCAAACCCGGCCGTAACTACTACACCGAGCTTGTCGAAAAACTGCCCCGTGATTGCGTAATTTTAACCCTTGCCTGCGGCAAATATCGCTTTAACCATCTTGACCTGGGCGATATTGACGGCATTCCCCGTTTAATTGACCTAGGACAATGCAACAACGCCTACTCCGGCATTCAGGTGGCGCTGGCCCTGGCTGAAGCATTCCAATGCGGCGTCAATGATCTGCCTCTGACGCTCATTCTTTCCTGGTATGAGCAAAAAGCGGTGGCAATCCTCTTAACCTTGTTGCATCTTGGCATTAAAAACATCCGCCTGGGTCCTTCGGCTCCGGCTTTTGTCTCCCCCGGCGTCTTTCAGGTACTCAACGAAACCTTTGGACTCCAGCCAATTTCCACCGCTGACGAAGATATCAAAGCCGTTCTCGGCTAA
- a CDS encoding cell division FtsA domain-containing protein, which translates to MKTKILFALDIGTRSVVGLVGEQTGGAMRLLATERREHHTRAMLDGQIHDVPEVANVIAAIKSSLEKTCGPLTKVAVAAAGRALCTIKTAAEIEVCGLLTADDERSLELAAIQAAQHKLATSKAVADPTQYYCVGYSIVSFSLDRTYLKTLVGQKGKTACIEVIATFLPRQVIDSMQSALHDAGLEMAALTLEPIAAINVLIPPTMRHLNLVLVDVGAGTSDVAITRGGAVIGYGMVPCAGDEITEAISQKYLLDFNVAEKIKRLLSSKQKKLSFADVLGMEHKVATNEIIKAVSPNVAELAQAIAGQIMQLNQTTPQAVLLVGGGSLTPLLPEALAQALDIPSARVAIRKPDSAEGLENIPACLQTPDAVTPLGILKLAGSRTLNFVNVTLNGQPLHLFNLGNLTVADALLAGGIDIRNLHGKPGLGMTLKINGKTKFIAGTMGNPGRLELNGAAAAFDLPLAEGDTLVAQRGEDGTNPAVTVKDVLDLPPELQLTINGSNHVIAPVVTINDQPATASSPLADRDQLNWHFPSCLAELLAALGFVAAPQKYIYHINGTDRNYKVSPPITINGLPAAADAPIAANDQIIIHDCPDPTLAELLGLAEQAGDHISLLFNNSACTVPVRRYSLTVNGQPATPGDTAPNHADITFSCIEQPAPMISDVLLAAEFNPRTVPAASKVEILLNGRPAEYTAIVKNGDSLEVLITKYNDCHSK; encoded by the coding sequence ATGAAAACGAAGATATTGTTTGCCTTGGATATAGGTACCCGCAGCGTAGTCGGCCTGGTTGGTGAGCAAACAGGCGGAGCCATGCGCCTGCTGGCTACAGAACGCCGGGAACACCACACCCGCGCCATGCTGGACGGACAAATTCACGATGTACCTGAAGTAGCCAATGTGATAGCGGCTATCAAATCTTCCCTGGAAAAAACCTGTGGACCCTTGACCAAAGTTGCCGTTGCCGCCGCGGGGCGGGCTTTGTGCACCATCAAAACGGCGGCCGAAATAGAAGTTTGCGGCCTGTTGACCGCTGATGATGAACGGTCGCTGGAACTTGCCGCCATTCAAGCCGCCCAGCACAAACTAGCCACTTCCAAAGCCGTAGCCGACCCCACCCAGTATTACTGCGTGGGTTACAGTATTGTCAGTTTTAGTCTGGACAGAACCTATTTAAAAACTTTGGTTGGTCAAAAAGGCAAAACCGCTTGTATTGAAGTTATCGCAACTTTTCTGCCGCGCCAAGTCATTGATTCCATGCAATCGGCCTTGCACGACGCCGGACTGGAAATGGCGGCCCTGACCCTTGAGCCAATTGCCGCAATCAACGTGCTTATTCCCCCAACGATGCGTCATTTGAATCTGGTACTGGTGGATGTCGGCGCCGGAACCTCCGACGTGGCCATCACCCGGGGCGGCGCAGTCATCGGTTATGGCATGGTGCCCTGCGCCGGCGACGAAATTACGGAAGCAATATCGCAAAAATATCTGTTGGATTTCAATGTGGCGGAAAAAATCAAACGCCTACTGAGCAGCAAACAAAAAAAGCTCAGCTTTGCTGATGTGCTTGGCATGGAACATAAAGTTGCGACAAATGAAATCATTAAGGCGGTTTCGCCCAATGTCGCCGAACTGGCCCAAGCCATTGCCGGTCAAATAATGCAGCTCAACCAAACCACGCCGCAGGCGGTATTGCTGGTAGGCGGCGGTTCCCTGACGCCGCTGCTGCCCGAAGCATTGGCCCAGGCCCTGGATATACCTTCAGCCCGGGTAGCCATCCGTAAACCGGATAGCGCCGAAGGCCTGGAAAACATTCCGGCCTGCCTGCAAACACCGGACGCAGTAACCCCGCTGGGCATATTAAAACTGGCCGGCAGCCGCACCCTTAATTTTGTCAATGTCACCCTGAACGGTCAGCCGCTGCACCTGTTCAATCTTGGCAACCTCACGGTCGCCGATGCTTTGCTGGCCGGCGGTATTGATATCCGCAATCTGCACGGTAAACCCGGCCTGGGCATGACGTTGAAAATCAACGGAAAAACCAAATTCATCGCCGGCACTATGGGGAATCCGGGCCGGCTTGAGCTTAATGGCGCAGCTGCCGCCTTTGACCTGCCGCTGGCCGAAGGCGATACCCTGGTGGCTCAGCGCGGCGAGGACGGGACAAATCCGGCGGTAACGGTTAAGGATGTCCTTGACCTTCCGCCTGAGCTTCAGCTGACCATTAACGGCAGCAACCACGTCATCGCTCCTGTGGTCACCATCAATGACCAACCGGCAACGGCTTCCTCCCCTCTGGCCGACCGTGACCAGCTTAACTGGCATTTTCCGTCCTGCCTGGCCGAGCTGCTGGCAGCCCTCGGCTTTGTCGCTGCTCCGCAAAAGTATATTTATCATATTAACGGCACTGACCGTAATTATAAAGTAAGCCCGCCCATAACGATTAACGGCCTGCCCGCAGCCGCTGACGCCCCAATAGCCGCCAACGATCAGATCATCATTCATGACTGCCCCGACCCGACGCTGGCTGAGCTACTGGGACTTGCCGAACAAGCCGGCGACCACATTTCCCTGTTGTTTAACAACAGCGCCTGCACCGTTCCGGTACGGCGTTATTCCCTGACGGTAAACGGTCAGCCGGCCACCCCCGGCGATACCGCCCCTAACCATGCCGACATCACTTTTTCCTGCATTGAACAGCCTGCCCCGATGATCAGCGATGTATTGCTGGCTGCTGAATTCAATCCCCGGACCGTTCCTGCGGCCAGTAAAGTGGAAATCTTACTGAACGGCCGGCCGGCTGAATACACGGCAATCGTAAAAAATGGCGATTCGCTGGAGGTTTTAATTACCAAATATAATGATTGCCACAGTAAATAA
- a CDS encoding DegV family protein has translation MMPEIHVVIDSTANIPAVDLAQHSPDFPAVHRRLYDGIGTLIRAGHEVLVITLAEALSGTAQGARTAAQMLNSHNIYIIDSGTTAIGIIHLAQAALTMADSGSTAAAIAARLQAMARVTHTLFAPATLEYLYKGGRIGGAAALVGSILQIKPVLHLVGGKVAVVDKVRTRGRAIERMLAELARYDRLARIGIVETGASAEAEALSRRIGELYPYSDITISGIGSVLAAHLGPGLIGLIFQEEL, from the coding sequence ATGATGCCTGAAATTCATGTGGTTATTGACAGTACGGCCAACATTCCGGCAGTTGATCTGGCGCAGCATTCCCCGGACTTCCCAGCCGTCCACCGGCGCCTTTATGACGGTATTGGAACACTCATCAGGGCCGGTCATGAGGTGCTTGTAATTACACTGGCCGAAGCGCTGAGCGGCACTGCCCAGGGGGCCAGAACGGCCGCTCAGATGTTAAACAGCCATAATATATATATTATTGATTCGGGGACAACGGCAATCGGCATCATTCATTTGGCTCAGGCCGCTTTAACTATGGCGGACAGCGGCAGTACCGCCGCCGCCATTGCGGCCAGGCTGCAGGCAATGGCGAGAGTTACGCACACTTTGTTTGCGCCGGCGACGCTTGAATATTTGTACAAAGGCGGGCGCATTGGCGGAGCAGCGGCATTGGTCGGCTCTATATTGCAGATAAAGCCGGTTTTGCATTTAGTCGGCGGCAAGGTTGCTGTGGTGGATAAGGTAAGAACGCGCGGCCGCGCCATTGAGCGGATGCTGGCTGAGTTAGCCCGGTATGACCGGCTGGCCCGGATTGGAATTGTCGAAACCGGAGCGTCTGCTGAGGCGGAGGCATTAAGCCGCCGAATCGGGGAACTATATCCTTACAGCGATATTACCATCAGCGGTATTGGCTCAGTGCTGGCCGCTCATCTTGGTCCGGGGCTGATTGGGTTGATTTTTCAGGAAGAATTATAG
- a CDS encoding DAK2 domain-containing protein — translation MGGSKELITGGDLRRMFAGAYNAFLLEHEQINRLNVFPVPDGDTGTNMLLTLGAAARAVAEAPERGIGSLSKRAADSAIMGARGNSGVILAQIFRGIARGLAGKEQAGSAEVGKAFQYGVLCAYRAVAKPVEGTILTVAKGIAKGTRRAVREKASFNDILEQAIQAGQIELERTPELLPALKAAGVVDAGGKGLIVFLRGCMEGLGGAYTGPEAGIDQTLRVVLPAMEPLDITRPYCTEFIIKNNKIPLAEAKRLLETMGDSLVLAEGTELLKVHIHTNHPGKILESAITWGTLHNIKIDNMADQHRSTLEPGAGEKARVAVISVASGTGIAEIMRQMGAGLVITGTQTMNPAVEDFVAAIHRGLADQYIILPNNSNILLAAAQVKKLVGGKVEVVPTVNIPQGLAALVAFDPEKSLADNVELMKNRLAAVHAAAVTIAVRDCIVQAGRVAVGSYIGVINDEVTVFAATLEEVLAQLLQKMLGPEHEVISLYYGAGLTPEQAQGVLDGLTAARPEIAIELYHGGQSHYHFIISIE, via the coding sequence ATGGGAGGCAGTAAGGAATTAATCACCGGCGGCGATTTACGGCGCATGTTTGCCGGAGCATATAATGCATTTCTGCTGGAACATGAACAAATTAACCGTCTCAATGTGTTTCCTGTGCCGGATGGCGATACCGGAACCAATATGCTGTTGACACTGGGGGCGGCGGCACGGGCTGTGGCTGAAGCGCCGGAACGGGGCATCGGGAGCTTGAGCAAGCGGGCGGCCGATAGCGCTATTATGGGCGCACGCGGTAATTCGGGCGTAATACTGGCGCAGATCTTTCGCGGTATTGCCCGGGGGCTGGCTGGTAAAGAGCAGGCCGGTTCCGCCGAGGTTGGCAAGGCTTTTCAATATGGTGTTCTATGTGCCTACCGTGCTGTCGCCAAGCCGGTGGAAGGCACAATTTTAACGGTTGCCAAGGGCATCGCCAAAGGAACCCGGCGGGCGGTAAGGGAGAAAGCTTCATTTAATGATATTTTAGAACAGGCCATTCAGGCCGGCCAAATTGAGCTTGAACGTACGCCGGAATTATTGCCGGCTTTAAAAGCGGCCGGGGTGGTCGACGCTGGCGGTAAAGGCTTGATTGTCTTTTTGCGCGGCTGTATGGAAGGGCTTGGCGGCGCCTACACCGGGCCGGAGGCCGGGATTGATCAAACACTGCGGGTGGTATTGCCGGCAATGGAGCCGTTGGACATCACCAGGCCTTATTGTACGGAGTTTATTATTAAAAATAATAAAATACCATTGGCCGAAGCCAAGCGGCTACTGGAAACAATGGGTGATTCGCTGGTTTTGGCTGAGGGAACGGAACTGCTGAAGGTTCACATTCACACCAATCATCCCGGTAAAATACTGGAATCAGCGATTACCTGGGGTACTTTACATAATATTAAGATTGACAATATGGCTGACCAGCATCGCAGCACACTGGAACCCGGTGCGGGGGAGAAAGCGCGGGTGGCTGTCATTAGCGTGGCGTCAGGAACAGGCATTGCGGAAATCATGCGCCAAATGGGCGCCGGTTTGGTTATTACCGGCACACAGACGATGAATCCTGCAGTGGAAGATTTTGTCGCCGCCATCCATCGTGGCCTGGCCGATCAGTACATCATTCTGCCGAATAACAGCAATATTCTGCTCGCCGCCGCTCAAGTCAAAAAGCTGGTCGGCGGCAAGGTCGAGGTAGTGCCGACCGTCAATATTCCTCAAGGTCTGGCTGCCTTGGTGGCGTTCGATCCGGAAAAAAGTCTGGCTGACAATGTAGAACTGATGAAGAACCGGCTGGCGGCAGTTCACGCCGCCGCGGTTACGATTGCGGTGCGGGATTGCATCGTTCAGGCCGGCCGCGTTGCGGTGGGGTCTTATATTGGTGTGATCAATGATGAAGTAACCGTGTTTGCCGCTACGCTGGAAGAAGTGCTGGCGCAGCTTTTACAAAAGATGCTGGGGCCGGAGCATGAAGTAATCAGCCTGTATTATGGCGCCGGTTTAACCCCGGAGCAGGCGCAGGGAGTTTTAGACGGGCTGACGGCCGCCCGGCCTGAAATTGCCATTGAACTATATCATGGGGGACAAAGCCATTATCATTTTATTATCAGTATTGAGTGA
- a CDS encoding cyclodeaminase/cyclohydrolase family protein — MNSSLVALTVDGFFDKMAQNPPPGGGSAAALAGLMGVSLLEMASRQQIAGPDLAAVQAELAGLHQSLSGLIDRDAAVLAAVLPLLSQADLTDNVAAGQLADAVEQAIAVPLSIARSCVRGLELARILLNGVAGHVAGDLLIGALACQHAVTGALLMAAVNIPLLPDAAVQAGFRTQLRLIDSAAKALIDELQSAVYAREPYRFMK, encoded by the coding sequence ATGAATAGTAGTCTGGTTGCTTTAACCGTTGACGGTTTTTTTGATAAAATGGCGCAAAATCCGCCGCCGGGAGGCGGCAGCGCCGCGGCGTTAGCCGGATTAATGGGCGTGAGCTTACTGGAGATGGCGTCGCGACAGCAGATCGCCGGCCCTGATTTAGCGGCCGTTCAGGCCGAACTGGCCGGTCTCCATCAATCGTTGAGCGGTCTGATTGACCGGGACGCCGCGGTATTGGCCGCAGTGCTGCCGCTGTTGTCCCAAGCTGACCTGACGGACAACGTTGCTGCAGGTCAGCTGGCTGACGCGGTTGAACAGGCGATTGCCGTGCCTTTGTCCATTGCCCGGAGCTGTGTTCGCGGATTGGAGCTGGCCCGGATTTTGCTGAATGGTGTTGCCGGGCATGTTGCGGGGGATTTGCTTATCGGGGCTTTGGCTTGTCAGCATGCCGTGACCGGCGCTCTGCTAATGGCGGCGGTCAATATACCGCTGTTGCCGGATGCCGCCGTCCAGGCCGGTTTCAGGACACAACTGCGGCTCATCGACAGCGCGGCTAAAGCGCTGATTGATGAGCTGCAAAGTGCGGTATACGCCAGAGAGCCGTACCGGTTTATGAAATGA